In Thermococcus camini, a genomic segment contains:
- a CDS encoding threonine--tRNA ligase — MRMLLIHSDYLEYEVKDKALKNPEPISEEQKKGRLEEVLAVFMSVEKADETNPDEVVEKAVVEIKDVASQVKAGRIFVYPFAHLSSELAKPDVALKVLQRIEERLMEEGFEVKRAPFGYYKAFRLSCKGHPLAELSRTIVPSGEAVSKEERNIALEKEEELKSYWYVLTPEGELIEVEKFDFTGHENLRKFANYEISKNRIADREPPHVRLMLEHELVDYEPGSDGGNLRYYPKGRLIKGLLEQYVTEKVIEYGAMEVETPIMYDFEHPALEKYLNRFPARQYVVKSGDKKFFLRFAACFGQFLIKKDATISYRNLPLRMYELTRYSFRREKSGELSGLRRLRAFTMPDMHTVAKDLKQAMDEFKKQYKLSMEVLRGVGLTPDDYEVAIRFTEDFWKENRDFVVELARIIGKPVLIEMWKQRFFYFILKFEFNFVDNLDKAAALSTVQIDVENAERFGITYYNEEGKEEHPLILHCSPSGAIERVMYAILEKQAKLQARGTKPAFPLWLSPIQVRVIPVSEEVMDYALYVAGKLEGAKIRVDVDDTGDRLNKKIRKAEKEWIPYVIVVGRNEKEQGTVTVRRRSDGRQVEMQLEDLIKEIKGQVEGFPYRPRPLPLLLSRRPKFRG; from the coding sequence ATGAGAATGCTTCTGATACACAGCGACTATTTGGAGTACGAGGTCAAAGACAAGGCCCTCAAGAACCCGGAGCCGATAAGTGAAGAACAGAAGAAGGGAAGGCTCGAGGAGGTTCTGGCGGTTTTCATGAGCGTTGAGAAGGCCGATGAGACCAACCCCGACGAGGTCGTCGAGAAGGCCGTTGTCGAGATTAAGGACGTCGCTTCACAGGTAAAGGCCGGCAGGATATTCGTTTATCCCTTCGCCCACCTGAGCAGCGAACTGGCGAAGCCAGATGTCGCACTCAAGGTTCTCCAGAGGATCGAGGAGAGACTCATGGAGGAGGGCTTTGAGGTCAAGCGCGCGCCCTTCGGCTACTATAAGGCGTTCAGGCTGAGCTGCAAGGGGCACCCGCTGGCAGAGCTCAGCAGAACGATAGTCCCGAGCGGAGAGGCGGTCAGCAAGGAGGAGCGCAACATAGCCCTCGAGAAGGAGGAGGAGCTGAAGAGCTACTGGTACGTGCTCACGCCTGAGGGTGAGCTTATCGAGGTCGAGAAGTTCGACTTCACCGGGCACGAGAACCTCAGGAAGTTCGCCAACTACGAGATAAGCAAAAACAGGATAGCCGACAGGGAGCCGCCGCACGTCAGGCTCATGCTCGAGCACGAGCTGGTTGATTACGAACCTGGAAGCGACGGAGGCAACCTCCGCTACTATCCGAAGGGAAGGCTCATCAAGGGTCTCCTCGAGCAGTACGTCACCGAGAAGGTCATAGAGTACGGCGCCATGGAGGTTGAGACCCCGATCATGTACGACTTCGAGCACCCGGCGCTCGAGAAGTACCTCAACCGCTTCCCGGCGAGGCAGTACGTCGTCAAAAGCGGCGACAAGAAGTTCTTCCTCAGGTTTGCAGCCTGCTTCGGCCAGTTCCTCATCAAGAAGGACGCCACGATAAGCTACCGCAACCTGCCGCTCAGGATGTACGAGCTTACCCGCTACTCGTTCAGGCGCGAGAAGAGCGGAGAGCTTTCCGGCCTCAGGAGGCTCAGGGCCTTCACGATGCCCGATATGCACACCGTCGCCAAAGACCTCAAGCAGGCCATGGACGAGTTCAAGAAGCAGTACAAGCTTAGCATGGAGGTTCTCCGCGGCGTTGGCCTCACCCCTGACGATTACGAGGTTGCCATAAGGTTCACCGAGGACTTCTGGAAGGAGAACAGGGACTTCGTCGTTGAGCTCGCTAGGATAATCGGCAAGCCGGTCCTCATCGAGATGTGGAAGCAGAGGTTCTTCTACTTCATACTCAAGTTCGAGTTCAACTTCGTGGACAACCTCGACAAGGCCGCAGCTCTGAGCACCGTCCAGATCGACGTCGAGAATGCAGAGCGCTTTGGAATAACCTACTACAACGAGGAAGGCAAGGAGGAGCACCCGCTCATACTCCACTGCTCACCCAGCGGCGCCATCGAGCGCGTTATGTATGCAATCCTCGAGAAGCAGGCGAAGCTTCAGGCGAGGGGCACCAAACCGGCCTTCCCGCTCTGGCTCAGCCCGATACAGGTCCGCGTTATCCCAGTCAGTGAGGAGGTCATGGACTACGCGCTCTACGTGGCCGGGAAGCTTGAGGGAGCAAAGATTCGCGTTGATGTCGATGACACCGGCGACAGGCTCAACAAGAAGATAAGGAAGGCCGAGAAGGAATGGATTCCCTACGTCATCGTCGTCGGCAGGAACGAGAAGGAGCAGGGCACCGTAACCGTCAGGAGAAGGAGCGATGGAAGGCAGGTCGAGATGCAGCTCGAGGATCTCATCAAAGAGATAAAGGGCCAGGTCGAGGGCTTCCCGTACAGGCCGAGACCCTTACCGTTGCTCCTCAGCAGGAGGCCCAAGTTCAGGGGCTGA
- a CDS encoding exosome complex RNA-binding protein Csl4, giving the protein MDEKNGAKSGDIVLPGDYLGVIEEYFPGEGVKEENGELYAVRAGKVVIDQDRMEISVEPVTDTPPLPQVGDVVIANVIEVKPQAAIVQLIKIEGREDDREIATSKLAGIHISQVRDGYVEGMSTEFKVGDIVRARVIANEKSPIQLSTKGPDLGVVYALCSRCRTPLVRRGDKLICPRCGSVETRKLSTLYRKMRV; this is encoded by the coding sequence ATGGACGAAAAGAATGGCGCAAAAAGCGGTGATATCGTTCTTCCCGGTGACTACCTCGGCGTCATCGAGGAGTACTTCCCAGGGGAAGGTGTTAAGGAAGAGAACGGCGAGCTCTACGCCGTGAGGGCGGGGAAGGTTGTAATCGACCAGGACCGGATGGAAATCAGCGTTGAACCTGTCACCGACACCCCGCCCCTGCCGCAGGTGGGCGACGTGGTCATAGCGAACGTCATAGAGGTCAAGCCGCAGGCGGCGATAGTCCAGCTCATTAAAATCGAAGGAAGAGAGGATGACAGGGAGATAGCCACCTCGAAGCTCGCCGGAATCCATATATCCCAGGTCAGGGACGGTTACGTTGAGGGCATGTCCACGGAGTTCAAGGTCGGCGACATCGTGAGGGCCAGGGTCATAGCGAATGAGAAGAGTCCCATACAGCTCTCCACAAAAGGGCCGGACCTCGGTGTGGTCTATGCCCTCTGCTCCCGCTGCAGGACCCCCCTGGTGAGGCGCGGCGACAAACTCATCTGCCCGCGCTGCGGAAGCGTCGAGACGAGGAAGCTTTCCACCCTTTACAGGAAGATGAGGGTGTGA
- a CDS encoding DUF2067 family protein → MARAKKVITIHVRDDREKEEFMRELQRLRLPAFIYVHGKLNDLKINVQGTKEDIREAIRRIREIHNRVRAKLYPDKRGLYRYTIDDLFREAGASVSTPILVKTLELLGETVEVREGELVTSMPWEELVSLTGTLGGYLSDIALQTTRQIREVVLPAAVAYDLEPEDVIDLLVELGLAEWKEDKFKYELVKNKEQALEMLINHLKGEENED, encoded by the coding sequence ATGGCGAGGGCTAAGAAGGTAATAACCATCCACGTCCGCGACGACAGGGAGAAGGAGGAGTTCATGCGGGAGCTTCAGCGCCTTCGCCTGCCAGCGTTCATATACGTCCACGGCAAGCTGAACGACCTGAAGATAAACGTCCAGGGGACGAAGGAGGACATCCGAGAGGCCATCCGCAGGATAAGGGAGATACACAACCGCGTCAGGGCCAAGCTCTACCCCGACAAACGCGGTCTCTACAGGTACACCATAGACGACCTCTTCAGAGAGGCAGGGGCTAGTGTCTCAACCCCCATCCTCGTAAAGACCCTCGAGCTCCTGGGCGAAACCGTTGAAGTGAGGGAGGGGGAGCTGGTAACGTCCATGCCATGGGAGGAGCTGGTCTCCCTGACCGGAACCCTTGGTGGATATCTGTCAGACATTGCCCTCCAGACAACGCGGCAGATAAGGGAGGTCGTCCTGCCCGCCGCCGTTGCCTACGACCTTGAACCGGAGGACGTTATCGACCTCCTGGTGGAGCTCGGTCTCGCCGAGTGGAAGGAGGATAAGTTTAAATACGAACTGGTGAAGAACAAGGAGCAAGCGCTGGAGATGCTGATTAACCACTTGAAGGGTGAGGAAAATGAAGATTGA
- a CDS encoding DNA-directed RNA polymerase subunit L, with translation MKIEVIKREENVLEFYLEGEDHTFANLLNEVLHENKHVTFAGYTIEHPVLMARKPKFRIVTDGKVTPEKALEEAAQKVFDRARAVLDAWKAAIGE, from the coding sequence ATGAAGATTGAGGTCATCAAGCGTGAGGAAAACGTCCTTGAGTTCTACCTTGAGGGTGAAGACCACACCTTCGCCAACCTGCTCAACGAGGTGCTCCACGAGAACAAGCACGTGACCTTCGCGGGCTACACCATCGAGCACCCGGTTCTCATGGCGAGAAAGCCCAAGTTCAGAATCGTCACCGACGGCAAGGTTACCCCCGAGAAGGCCCTTGAGGAGGCCGCACAGAAGGTGTTCGACAGGGCCAGAGCGGTTCTGGATGCCTGGAAGGCCGCTATAGGCGAGTGA
- a CDS encoding ribonuclease III family protein, whose protein sequence is MRYERNFTDKGLAKLGDSLVNFVFSLALSEYLDRPTGERVPNASLTIALELAGLRHVVPPRTDKHGKGDIAEAIFAYAWLEGKITVEEAVEILRENFTEDVTHFSRRKESIGRAFAEVFKVIGERLGL, encoded by the coding sequence TTGAGGTACGAGAGAAACTTCACCGACAAGGGGCTTGCGAAGCTCGGCGACTCGCTGGTGAACTTCGTCTTCTCGCTCGCTTTGAGCGAGTATCTGGACAGACCCACCGGTGAGAGGGTTCCGAACGCGTCGCTCACGATAGCCCTCGAGCTGGCCGGGCTGAGGCACGTGGTTCCGCCGAGGACCGACAAGCATGGTAAGGGCGACATAGCCGAGGCAATCTTCGCCTACGCGTGGCTCGAGGGCAAGATAACTGTGGAGGAAGCTGTCGAGATTTTGAGGGAGAACTTCACCGAGGACGTTACGCACTTCTCAAGAAGAAAGGAATCGATAGGGAGGGCCTTCGCGGAGGTTTTCAAGGTGATAGGGGAGAGGTTGGGGTTATAA
- a CDS encoding sugar phosphate isomerase/epimerase family protein yields the protein MEIGITVYPHFVTKDKTLASVLADVKIKNYDFVSIFPHTLGLIKNGVVVEKKLKNIETTLRGVGIDYIVRMPTSVNLRDHIYYTRHFRVARAIADVAIKLGAKVIVMQSGRTGRLDLEIEALQQLADMVGPFGIKIALENTFSVKDTLYVVENVDRKNVGFALDVAHAFLSAQGDADKLLEDVKLGTDKTVILMIHDNFGKLFPQVEPEDALAYGVGDLHLLPGEGSIPFGKVLKLFGDVPLLLKVKDPEKFMKVPTKQGLIELLTSL from the coding sequence ATGGAGATAGGAATTACGGTCTATCCGCATTTCGTCACGAAGGACAAGACCCTCGCGTCGGTGCTCGCGGACGTCAAGATAAAGAACTACGACTTCGTCTCGATATTCCCACACACGCTCGGCCTCATAAAGAACGGCGTCGTTGTTGAGAAAAAGCTCAAAAACATCGAGACGACCCTGAGGGGCGTCGGAATCGACTACATCGTCAGGATGCCCACCTCCGTTAATCTGCGCGACCACATCTACTACACCCGTCACTTCCGCGTTGCAAGGGCTATAGCGGACGTCGCGATAAAGCTGGGCGCCAAGGTTATCGTCATGCAGAGCGGAAGGACCGGAAGACTCGACCTCGAAATAGAGGCCCTCCAGCAGCTTGCGGACATGGTGGGCCCGTTCGGGATAAAGATAGCCCTCGAGAACACGTTCAGCGTCAAGGACACGCTCTACGTTGTCGAGAACGTGGACAGGAAGAACGTCGGCTTCGCCCTCGACGTCGCCCACGCCTTTCTCAGCGCCCAGGGTGACGCGGACAAGCTGCTCGAGGACGTAAAGCTGGGAACAGACAAAACCGTAATCCTCATGATACACGACAACTTCGGAAAGCTCTTCCCGCAGGTTGAGCCCGAGGATGCCCTCGCCTACGGTGTCGGCGACCTTCACCTTCTCCCCGGCGAGGGAAGCATACCCTTTGGAAAGGTTCTCAAGCTGTTTGGCGACGTCCCCCTGCTCCTGAAGGTGAAGGACCCCGAGAAGTTCATGAAGGTCCCGACGAAGCAGGGATTGATAGAGCTTCTGACGAGCTTATAA
- the sppA gene encoding signal peptide peptidase SppA: MRENIWKYISAVLILLLAASSVAVVLLYMQNSELKSYTPSNVSPVVVETSLNATCNETAYRLQIEELQRQLDFMRAQLRERNMPEDNTTIAVVPIFGLIDEYTALRIVPLLRDIARNDSIGGVVLWIESPGGYVGPVRDIYATVRKLNLIKPVVAYTGGMAASGGYYIAAGAEKIIADPLAEVGSIGVIYVHYNLQKNYEMNGIKVDVFKTGPYKDTGAEWRDLSEEEREMIAESIDTYFQAFLQAVSSGRNMPLNETRKYATGQTWFAMNVTGSLVDETGDIDRALSILSEELNVTNPRVVIYSGDSPSDFGIFGSTALLLDPRYVSAYLKTG, from the coding sequence ATGAGGGAAAACATCTGGAAGTACATATCCGCAGTTCTCATACTCCTGCTCGCCGCCTCAAGCGTGGCGGTGGTGCTGCTCTACATGCAGAACTCGGAGCTGAAATCTTACACCCCTTCGAACGTCTCCCCGGTAGTTGTGGAGACCTCACTGAACGCGACGTGCAACGAAACGGCTTACAGGCTCCAGATAGAGGAGCTCCAGAGGCAGCTGGACTTCATGCGGGCCCAGCTCAGGGAGAGGAACATGCCCGAAGACAACACGACGATAGCCGTCGTCCCGATATTCGGCCTGATTGATGAGTACACCGCCCTCAGAATCGTACCCCTTCTAAGGGACATTGCCCGGAACGACTCAATCGGAGGCGTTGTTCTCTGGATAGAGAGTCCGGGTGGATACGTGGGGCCTGTGAGGGACATCTACGCCACGGTTCGGAAGCTCAACCTCATTAAACCCGTGGTCGCCTACACCGGTGGCATGGCGGCATCGGGTGGGTACTACATCGCCGCAGGCGCCGAGAAGATAATAGCGGATCCCCTCGCGGAGGTGGGCAGTATCGGCGTCATCTACGTCCACTACAACCTCCAGAAGAACTACGAGATGAACGGCATCAAGGTCGATGTCTTCAAGACCGGGCCCTATAAGGACACCGGCGCGGAGTGGCGCGACCTGAGCGAGGAGGAGCGCGAGATGATAGCGGAGAGCATTGACACATATTTCCAGGCATTCCTCCAGGCGGTGAGTAGCGGGAGGAACATGCCGCTCAACGAGACCAGGAAGTATGCAACCGGCCAGACCTGGTTCGCCATGAACGTGACCGGCTCCCTCGTGGACGAAACCGGCGACATCGACCGTGCCCTGAGCATCCTCTCAGAGGAGCTAAACGTCACCAACCCGCGCGTGGTCATATACAGCGGGGACTCTCCTT